From a single Leishmania major strain Friedlin complete genome, chromosome 27 genomic region:
- a CDS encoding conserved hypothetical protein (previous protein_id=AAZ09763.1): MQDQWKIDVESEDHRSRRDMTEKSITRYVKGEVERQVTSSSTSSSVFVSDCTWIMGASAAQPSYLCCGLSNGSVCLLNTSNLSKIYLFEVDRDSRRSQRDTDRGGQGQGSGRESAASQQLVAVATHTVSAGTNPAAAQTLLCMTLDNVVGVCPMDMSTVLERKKVSRSDMAKVKPFPAVAAGAVLHSSVHFNSKGSGILALLCIEQESSAAPGASSIRYCAAVLSSPDETVTLQSKYASEDDWHTLAPPSAGGDSRPGAPVELCYCGWWSADTLVCVWSNSALQFLQAAGMQVVGECRLLRHCTSDAVTNATVTRPGAAEASDGASSGLVAVVLDHNVAASFYVTVRHSASASAQEPKRHRGEAPLTVTLTPTMQTYCTEDIPVRELHFVRSFSWTIVLLLESGALVFLDVETMRLSVHRPVNRLRAPDAGRYHAGPLMVAPRNFFCVLSGKPFSAVVIEHNTAILLKSQ, translated from the coding sequence GACGGAGAAGTCTATCACGCGCTACGTGAAAGGCGAAGTGGAGCGGCAAGTGACCTCGTCCTCTACGTCGAGCTCCGTCTTTGTGTCTGACTGCACGTGGATCATGGGTGCATCGGCTGCCCAGCCGTCCTATCTCTGCTGCGGACTTAGCAACGGAAGTGTGTGCCTCCTGAACACGTCAAACCTGTCCAAGATTTACCTCTTCGAGGTCGATCGCGATTCCCGTAGATCGCAGCGTGACACTGATCGTGGAGGACAAGGACAGGGATCTGGACGTGAGTCTGCTGCTTCGCAGCAACTCGTCGCTGTGGCAACGCACACCGTTTCAGCCGGTACCAATCCGGCCGCTGCGCAGACGCTGTTGTGCATGACGCTCGACAACGTCGTAGGTGTGTGCCCAATGGATATGTCGACTGTGCTGGAGCGAAAGAAAGTGTCGCGCAGTGACATGGCGAAGGTGAAGCCGTTcccggcggtggcagccggTGCGGTGCTACACTCATCCGTTCACTTTAATTCCAAAGGCAGTGGCATCCTGGCACTACTCTGCATTGAGCAGGAGTCCTCGGCGGCACCAGGTGCATCGTCGATCCGCTACTGCGCCGCTGTTCTCTCATCTCCGGACGAGACAGTCACCCTGCAGAGTAAGTACGCGAGCGAGGACGACTGGCACACTCTCGCTCCTCCGTCTGCCGGTGGAGACTCGCGCCCCGGCGCCCCCGTGGAGTTGTGCTATTGCGGGTGGTGGTCGGCGGACACACTTGTGTGCGTTTGGTCCAACAGCGCCCTCCAGTTCTTGCAAGCGGCTGGAATGCAGGTAGTTGGTGAGTGTCGCCTACTGCGCCACTGCACCTCAGATGCAGTGACAAACGCTACAGTTACCCGGCCGGGTGCCGCGGAGGCGTCTGATGGCGCCTCTTCtggcctcgtcgccgtcgtgctCGACCACAATGTCGCCGCTTCCTTTTACGTCACGGTCCGACATAGCGCCAGCGCTAGTGCGCAGGAGCCGAAGCGCCACCGTGGTGAGGCGCCCCTCACCGTGACGCTGACTCCCACCATGCAGACCTACTGTACGGAGGACATCCCCGTCCGAGAACTTCACTTCGTCCGCTCGTTTTCGTGGACTATTGTGTTGCTGCTGGAGAGTGGTGCGCTTGTCTTCCTGGACGTGGAGACGATGCGGCTCTCCGTTCATCGCCCCGTGAATCGCTTGCGGGCCCCTGACGCCGGCCGGTATCACGCAGGACCTTTGATGGTCGCCCCGCGGAACTTCTTCTGCGTGTTGAGTGGGAAGCCTTTTTCAGCCGTTGTTATCGAGCACAACACTGCGATTTTGCTAAAGTCTCAGTGA